The Kaistella daneshvariae genomic sequence GGTTGATTTGTTGATGATTTCCAACATATCGATTTTTTTCAAATGATCTCTTTTTCCGAGATTAAAGAAAAAACGCACCATATCGCCGTTATTTTTTCTTGGTTTTCTTTCCTTGAATTCGCGGTTTCCACCATCGCGGTCTCTGCTAAATTCACGGCTTCCGCCTTCTCTGTTAGAAGAAAATCGGTTCCCACCGTCTCTTCTGTCACCACGGTCGCGGTCTCTGCCTCTTCCGTCGCGGTCCCTGCCACGATCTCTTCCTCTGTCGCTTCCACGGTCATCACTATTGAACTTAACTTCAAGCAAATCGTCTTTATCTTTATAATAAAGCGCCATATCACGCAACTGAAGCTGCAAAAGCTGGTGCACCAATTCTTCTTTTGTAAAAGCAGATAAATCCGGGATTAATTCGTCATCAAATTCCACCAAATTTTCGTGTTCCGTAAACAGTTTTTCGAAAACGCCGGCAACCTGTGCTTCGATGATTTTCTTTCCTGTCGGAATTTTTTTCTCTACGATATCAATTTTCGTAGACTGCTTAATTTGCTTTAATTTACGGGATTCTTCAGGTTTAATCAGCGCCATGGAAATTCCGTCTTTTCCGGCACGGCCTGTTCTACCGCTTCGGTGAACAAACACTTCCGGGTCATCGGGCAAAGAAAAATGGATAACGTGCGTTAAGGAATTCACATCCAATCCTCGCGCAGCAACGTCGGTTGCCACCAAAATATCGATGTTTTTCAAACGGAATTTTTTCATCACCGTGTCGCGCTGGGCCTGTGACAAATCACCGTGAAGCGCATCTGCGGCGTAACCGTTCTGCATCAAAAAGTCAGCGACTTCCTGAGTTTCCATACGGGTTCGGCAAAAAATAATTGAATACTGATTAGGATTTGCATCAATCAATCTTTTCAACGCTTCTTTTTTGTTTCTGTAACCAACCACGTAAAATTCGTGCTTGATGTTTTTCTTTACCTCGTTTGCGGAACCCACCGTAATGCGGAAAGGATCGGTCAAATAATTTTTAGAAATTCTTTCAACTTCCTTATTCATCGTTGCCGAGAAAAGAAAAGTTTGTTTTGTATCAGGCGTTTCGCGTAAGATGGTTTCCAAATCGTCTTTGAACCCCATTGATAACATTTCATCAGCTTCATCAAGAATCATCCATCTGATTTCAGAGAAATCAAGTGCTTTTCTGTTAATCAAATCGATGACACGTCCCGGAGTTCCCACCACGATTTGTGGTTTGTCCCGCAACGATCGGATCTGATCGGTGATACTGCTTCCACCATAAACCGCTGTAGTTTTGATGTTTCGCATGTATTTCGAATAATTAGTAATGTCTTTGGTAATTTGCAAACAAAGTTCTCTGGTTGGACAAAGCACCAATAATTGGATTTTGCGACTCCCGTCGTCAATCATATCCAAAATCGGAAGCGTAAAAGCTGCTGTTTTGCCTGTTCCCGTCTGCGCAAGTGCGATAAGATCGCGTATATCTGTAGAGATAAAAGGAATAGTCTGTTTTTGGATTTCTGTTGGGCTCACAAAGCCCAGTTCGCCAATTGCCTTCAAAATTTCAGGACTTAAATTGGTCTCCGTAAATAAATTCATGTAAAAGATCGTCTATAAATTGGCTGCAAAGATACGGTTTTTATTTATGATAATTTTCACGCTCTTTTCTTCCATTTTTAATAATTGAAAAATTTGCCGTTTTAAGCCGGTATTTTTTTGCTTAATTTTAAAGCTTAAAATCCTTTATGAAAGCTATTGAAAGTTCCACACTCAGTTTTTTACATCTTTTAAAGATGAATAATAACCGCGAGTGGTTTAATGAAAATAAAGAATTGTACCTGAAAGCGAAAGATAATGTGGTGAATTTTGTGGAGAAACTCATTCAGGAAATAAGCAGCTTTGATGATGAAATTTTGAAAATTGATGCCAACAAAGCACTTTTCAGAATTTACCGGGACACGCGTTTTTCGCTGAACAAACAGCCTTACAAAACCAACTTCGGAGTGAGCTTGGGAATGAAAAAAGGTAAAAAAGCCGGTTATTATCTCCACATCGAACCCGGAAAATCCTTTCTCGCCGGCGGCGTTTACCAACCGGAATCCGCAGATTTAAAGGTAATCCGAAACGAAATCGCGCTGAACGGTCCGGAGTTTTTGAAGATTCTAGAAGAAGAAAATTTCAGAAATAACTTCCGCGGTTTAAGTGTGGAAAACAAACTGCAGCGCGTTCCCGCAGGTTTTGACAAAGACCATCCGATGGCAGAATT encodes the following:
- a CDS encoding DEAD/DEAH box helicase, whose protein sequence is MNLFTETNLSPEILKAIGELGFVSPTEIQKQTIPFISTDIRDLIALAQTGTGKTAAFTLPILDMIDDGSRKIQLLVLCPTRELCLQITKDITNYSKYMRNIKTTAVYGGSSITDQIRSLRDKPQIVVGTPGRVIDLINRKALDFSEIRWMILDEADEMLSMGFKDDLETILRETPDTKQTFLFSATMNKEVERISKNYLTDPFRITVGSANEVKKNIKHEFYVVGYRNKKEALKRLIDANPNQYSIIFCRTRMETQEVADFLMQNGYAADALHGDLSQAQRDTVMKKFRLKNIDILVATDVAARGLDVNSLTHVIHFSLPDDPEVFVHRSGRTGRAGKDGISMALIKPEESRKLKQIKQSTKIDIVEKKIPTGKKIIEAQVAGVFEKLFTEHENLVEFDDELIPDLSAFTKEELVHQLLQLQLRDMALYYKDKDDLLEVKFNSDDRGSDRGRDRGRDRDGRGRDRDRGDRRDGGNRFSSNREGGSREFSRDRDGGNREFKERKPRKNNGDMVRFFFNLGKRDHLKKIDMLEIINKSTAKSKKRPDIGDIEILEKFSFFEVEKSYKDEVLKGLQTQKFKGKELRAEESK
- a CDS encoding DUF2461 domain-containing protein — protein: MKAIESSTLSFLHLLKMNNNREWFNENKELYLKAKDNVVNFVEKLIQEISSFDDEILKIDANKALFRIYRDTRFSLNKQPYKTNFGVSLGMKKGKKAGYYLHIEPGKSFLAGGVYQPESADLKVIRNEIALNGPEFLKILEEENFRNNFRGLSVENKLQRVPAGFDKDHPMAEFLKLKSFTVSHPISDEALMKTGAEKDFAMVYKAMKPLNDFLGASLH